In Cryptomeria japonica chromosome 5, Sugi_1.0, whole genome shotgun sequence, the genomic window AACAAAGAGTCCTTTAAAAACTTATTTAATTCTCTATTTTGGAGTGTGTGGGGTCCAGCATGTAATGCGATACGGTGGAGAGAAAAATGTGgggggagtggtaggaaatgttaagggtagctGCTACGTGGAGAAAGAGTGGGAATGGGATGTTGGAGGAAAGGGGaacataagggatataaatgatggaagtagGAGATGCGTGGGGTTATGAGGTATAAGGGGTAGTGGATGGAGTTAGGGGAGGTTAGGGAGTAAAATGTAATGGGAGGTATATGGGGGTAATGAAAGGGCAGAGGGTGTGTAGGTTATAATGGGATGGGGTTTAGGCTAGGGGAAGGAAGGTGGGATAGGATAGGATAGGAAAGTGGTAGGTAAGGGAAAGGGTAGGCTAAGGGGAGGGAGGTGTAGGTAAAAATGAAGGTATACGTAGGTGAAGGGTAGTGGATGAGTATACTAGGATGGGAAGAGGGTTAGGTAGGTGAGGGTATAGGTGAAGGTAGGGAGGTGAATGAGATGGAAGGGGTAATGgaggtaaaggtaaaggtaaaggtaaaggtaaaggtagTGGAAGGGGTAGGTTAAGGACGTGGGATGGAAGTTAGGAAATATAAGGTAGGTTATGTAGGTGAAGTAGGTTAGGGTATGGGGATGGGTGGAAGGAAGGAAGGGTAGATGGAGTATAGAAAGGTAGGTGGGTAGaggatatggtaaatggaagtgaagcGTGGTAGGGGAGGTGGAAATAGAAGGAAATGGAATGGTGAAATGAGAGTGATCGGGTTTGGGCACCCGCAGGTACTGCTTGGAGAATTGGAAGTGATTATGTCTTGGCTGGGCAAAGGGAATGTTGAACCTCACTTCATTCTTAAGAGGGGGACTTGATCAGCTCCTGAGCAACTACGaacaaaaggttaatagcaaagactcgacaacaactAACAACTAAACTAAGACGACTAatctagaaagcgaaaaagtgggggttcccatttgcaatggggtgatgtgtaaaTAGCTCACAACAGATTGCACAATAGTGATGTCATGGTCAGTAAAATGATCTTTGAGTTTACTTATGTACAGTCTCTAAAGTTAACAGGGGATATATAACTTGTATATTGTAAAAAACAGCTACTGAAATTATGTTAATGCTGAAAATAGCTGTTGACCCACAACATCAACTAAAGAGGAAAATTTATGATGCTCAAGAAATCCTGGCCTCTAAAGTTAAGAGGACATGGATCAACTTTTTGTATATTGTAAAAGATAGAGACTGAAATTCTACAAATGCAGAAAATAGCTGTTGACCTGCAATACCAACTAGAGGAGTATTTATGATTCTCAAGATAGTAAGTCTGTTGGTAATCCACATTCCATTTTTGCTAGGGGGGCGCATATCGTTGGCATATAGGCCTTGTGTCAACAGTAAGTAACTGTTGAACATGGGAATGACATATGCGATCCTTGAGAAATAATGGTCGTACACAAATGTGGGTGTCATTATTGGAATCATAAGCCCCAATTATGGTGTTGTGCTCATTAGAATGCTGATGGAGATGTAAATTGGCTGATGGAattgtagaaattctattgcagtcactgattattaatctcctatctcataaaaattatttaactgctgaaaataaatttatagctgaatatcgaaaaataacacaactgcaacttcactaaaaatacggaaagaaataagcaacacaaggatacaatatttttggacaatcgtccctggaaaaacccctaagggaaaaccagttctacagatggaaaatatattaatcttcagcaatataagaattacaaaagaattccttgcctcttactggcagaactccgacaaactcctaatatctcctgctgatatcctccactgctatatcaacgctatcactgcgcctcttgctaacactgcaagactatttgctatcactgcaaattcttctcaagacttcttattttccaaatgacccatgacccctttttatactactctattggaaaaccaacggccgagattaattcaaaccaacggctgagattaagacaactcaattaaccaataactaattttggctatgagctaagttgccggttcgggttcgggttccagttcgggttcgaagaacccggtacgccggtacagcaaaattttgaaaaggggtttgggttcgttagtacaaaaacatgtaatttttttttatatatatatatattttgatatttgtgaagcctataagcatgaattaaaatatgcatgtcacatagcatcatatgaacaacaaaacaaacataaacttgtaatcatagcatcatgatcataccataattgataatagcatcatatacatcaagtttaatatcaaaatgacaaaatattcaagtatcattgtttcaactttcaacaatataaacttaaagtttaatcatcaaatggatcatctaattcttcatcctcctcctcctcctcattgacattgacattacatgagccaatgccacttgcacttgcactataagttggctcaatttccgagtcatcaagtgtcaatgcaagaagctgaaaagcaggagcatccaaatcagtatgctctggctctatatcccacatctttgtttccccttgtgtgtagtcatgttgtttgtgtgaaagaagacgtaggttggaatgcacatatactaaattctccgctctttttgatagcagcctattgcgctttactgagtggatgaaagagtatgtgctccaatttctttctaaagcagatgaactagcaacctatgaagacaaagtaaacaattaaagttatacattaataaaaataaaattactagcaacctatgaagacaaagtaaactataaataaactaaaacttgtaaatttaaaattttaattaattaaacttacttgtgataaaacttttatagcgaggggttgtaggtgttggaagcatgtgccatggaagtaccaccagctatgagcatctttcttggatctatgacgaagtgcatcaacacttagaccattcccatttgcgaattctatgaactcatttgtaacaacatctcgcaaatcatcatcgggatatggtctaagaaatgctgccttatacccatcagatacttctagatctctccatggtggaatccttcctggtttatcaagaaactgattgctatagtacttaggtgtcaaggcataggcaagaaggtgcaaaggagtggtcatcttattccacctctctacaataattacttccagttctttgaagaatttctcctgaggatcattctctttttcatttatagtgacctttattttttcaagcattgaatcaatgccatcataaatctcacctatgcaaggcctatccatgtctgtatagcgaatcatgctcatgatgggc contains:
- the LOC131876345 gene encoding uncharacterized protein LOC131876345; translation: MVISTNWTVWKQSSTERAEKIRDRILNEKWWDLVTYLLSITEPIMSMIRYTDMDRPCIGEIYDGIDSMLEKIKVTINEKENDPQEKFFKELEVIIVERWNKMTTPLHLLAYALTPKYYSNQFLDKPGRIPPWRDLEVSDGYKAAFLRPYPDDDLRDVVTNEFIEFANGNGLSVDALRHRSKKDAHSWWYFHGTCFQHLQPLAIKVLSQVASSSALERNWSTYSFIHSVKRNRLLSKRAENLVYVHSNLRLLSHKQHDYTQGETKMWDIEPEHTDLDAPAFQLLALTLDDSEIEPTYSASASGIGSCNVNVNEEEEEDEELDDPFDD